The Geobacillus stearothermophilus ATCC 12980 genome contains a region encoding:
- a CDS encoding endonuclease I family protein translates to MGEAERRLEELGQWREEDPKERLEQLNERLAVEDAYHQAAEDERARERYYRRLPLEGDGLMLFVRYHELAARTHKRRLPYFFSKDEYLYTWIDLQPDGTVRSLYSGERKDPKTLIVQDVETMKRRYDEFRQLLKKAKQGPGEVHERVNTIEQQWKFNAEHVVPQSWFGAREPMKGDLHHLFVCQPECNTMRSNFPYADFPFYNPEDPDEQIQNRCGVVHNGYFEPEYGKGTAARAMLYFLLRYPKAIAKSFRRKIDIPLLVRWHEQFPPTVYEHHRNSAIFFIQGNRNPFIDFPELAGRMVFPFEGAL, encoded by the coding sequence ATGGGAGAGGCGGAACGGCGGCTTGAGGAGCTCGGCCAATGGCGGGAGGAAGATCCGAAAGAACGGCTCGAGCAGCTGAATGAGCGGCTCGCGGTGGAGGATGCGTATCATCAGGCCGCAGAAGATGAGCGGGCGCGCGAACGGTATTACCGCCGTCTGCCGCTTGAAGGGGATGGATTGATGTTGTTTGTCCGCTATCATGAATTAGCGGCGCGCACCCATAAGCGACGGCTGCCGTATTTTTTCAGCAAGGATGAGTATTTGTACACATGGATCGACTTGCAGCCGGACGGAACGGTGCGCAGCTTGTATTCGGGCGAGCGGAAAGATCCGAAAACGTTAATCGTCCAAGATGTGGAAACGATGAAGCGGCGTTATGACGAATTCCGCCAGCTGCTGAAAAAAGCCAAACAAGGGCCGGGCGAGGTGCACGAGCGGGTGAACACGATCGAGCAGCAGTGGAAATTCAATGCCGAACATGTTGTCCCGCAGTCATGGTTTGGCGCGCGTGAACCGATGAAAGGCGATTTGCATCATTTGTTCGTCTGCCAGCCGGAGTGCAATACGATGCGGTCGAATTTTCCGTACGCGGATTTCCCGTTTTACAATCCGGAAGATCCCGACGAACAAATCCAAAACCGCTGTGGCGTCGTCCATAACGGCTATTTCGAGCCGGAATACGGCAAAGGGACGGCGGCAAGGGCGATGCTGTACTTTCTGCTTCGCTACCCGAAGGCAATCGCGAAGTCGTTTCGGCGCAAAATCGATATTCCGCTCCTTGTCCGTTGGCACGAACAATTTCCGCCGACAGTGTATGAGCATCATCGCAACAGCGCGATTTTTTTCATCCAAGGCAACCGCAATCCGTTCATTGATTTCCCGGAACTAGCGGGAAGGATGGTGTTTCCGTTTGAGGGGGCGTTGTGA
- a CDS encoding bile acid:sodium symporter family protein, producing MNTLGKISNFVGNTFAIWVLLFGALAFFAPSAFTWIAPYIVPLLGIVMFGMGLTLSANDFKEVFKRPLDVLIGVVAQFLIMPLVAFLLAYFLPVSREVALGIILVGCCPGGTASNVMTYLAKGDTALSVAVTSVSTILAPILTPSLILLLAGKWLSVSAAALFWSIVKVVLIPIVLGLIAQALFQKQVKACIPALPLVSVIAIVAIVAAVVGQNQAAIAKSGLLIFLIVVAHNGLGLLLGYWFAKLFRLSPPKQKAISIEVGMQNSGLGAALATAHFSPLAAVPSAIFSVWHNISGPMVATYFRKQADRHAADEQTISA from the coding sequence ATGAACACACTAGGAAAAATCAGCAACTTTGTCGGCAACACCTTTGCCATCTGGGTGCTTCTGTTTGGAGCGCTCGCCTTTTTCGCTCCCAGCGCATTTACGTGGATCGCTCCGTATATCGTGCCGCTTCTAGGCATCGTGATGTTTGGCATGGGATTGACGCTGTCAGCGAACGATTTTAAAGAGGTGTTCAAGCGTCCGCTTGATGTGTTAATCGGCGTCGTTGCCCAGTTTCTCATCATGCCGCTTGTCGCGTTTTTGCTCGCTTATTTCTTGCCGGTTTCGCGTGAAGTGGCGCTTGGCATTATTTTAGTCGGCTGCTGCCCGGGCGGAACGGCGTCCAACGTCATGACGTATTTGGCGAAAGGGGACACGGCGCTGTCGGTCGCCGTCACCTCGGTTTCGACGATTTTGGCGCCGATTTTGACGCCTTCGCTCATCTTGCTTTTAGCTGGAAAATGGCTGTCCGTATCCGCTGCCGCGTTGTTTTGGTCAATCGTCAAAGTCGTGCTGATTCCGATTGTTTTAGGGCTCATCGCCCAGGCGCTGTTCCAAAAGCAAGTAAAAGCGTGCATCCCGGCGCTGCCGCTCGTTTCGGTCATCGCCATTGTAGCCATCGTCGCCGCCGTCGTCGGGCAAAACCAAGCCGCCATTGCCAAAAGCGGGCTTCTTATTTTTCTGATTGTAGTCGCTCACAACGGATTGGGGCTGCTGCTTGGGTATTGGTTTGCCAAACTGTTTCGCCTGTCGCCGCCAAAACAAAAGGCGATTTCCATTGAAGTGGGCATGCAAAACTCTGGGCTTGGTGCGGCCTTAGCGACCGCCCATTTTTCGCCGCTCGCCGCCGTTCCAAGCGCTATTTTCAGCGTCTGGCACAATATTTCCGGTCCGATGGTCGCAACATACTTCCGCAAACAAGCAGACCGCCACGCGGCGGACGAACAAACCATTTCCGCTTGA
- a CDS encoding DeoR/GlpR family DNA-binding transcription regulator — MLTEERHRLILDLLAQKGVIKLQELVDATGASESTIRRDLTQLETEKKLRRVHGGAALLQQKREELSVSEKSLKYIEEKRRIAVYASSLVQKGNCIYLDAGTTTWEMIPHLAGKEVIVATNGVMHVERLLEHNVTTYLVGGMIKPKTKALIGRGAIESLRQYRFDQCFIGANGVHYDYGYTTPDPEEALVKYTAMQLAQRAYVLADHSKLNESAFAKIADLYEAVLITDELDEEWNDLYRTKTTVEVVAP; from the coding sequence GTGCTGACCGAAGAACGCCACCGCCTCATTTTGGACCTGTTGGCGCAAAAAGGAGTCATCAAGCTGCAAGAGCTCGTTGACGCGACCGGGGCGTCAGAGTCGACGATTCGCCGTGATTTGACACAGCTTGAGACCGAAAAGAAACTGCGCCGTGTGCACGGCGGGGCGGCCTTGTTGCAGCAGAAGCGCGAAGAGTTGAGCGTGTCGGAAAAATCGCTGAAATATATCGAAGAAAAGCGGCGGATCGCTGTCTATGCGTCCAGCTTGGTACAAAAAGGAAACTGCATCTATTTGGATGCGGGAACGACAACGTGGGAAATGATTCCGCATTTGGCTGGCAAAGAGGTCATTGTGGCGACGAACGGCGTGATGCATGTCGAGCGGCTGCTTGAGCATAACGTCACGACGTATTTGGTCGGCGGCATGATCAAGCCGAAGACGAAAGCGTTAATCGGGCGCGGCGCCATCGAGTCGCTGCGGCAGTACCGCTTCGACCAATGTTTCATCGGCGCAAACGGTGTTCATTACGACTATGGCTATACGACGCCGGACCCGGAAGAGGCGCTGGTGAAATATACGGCCATGCAGCTGGCGCAGCGTGCGTATGTGCTTGCAGACCATTCGAAGTTGAATGAAAGCGCGTTCGCAAAAATTGCGGATTTGTATGAAGCGGTGTTGATCACCGATGAATTGGATGAAGAGTGGAACGATTTGTATCGAACAAAAACAACAGTAGAGGTTGTGGCTCCATGA
- the feoB gene encoding ferrous iron transport protein B, translating into MYVALFGNPNTGKTSLFNCLTGSYEYVGNWSGVTVEKKVGVLRQHGVPVVDLPGIYSLQPLSRDEGVATDFLLTEPCSAIVNIVDASQLRRNLHLTVQLLEFGCPVVIALNMVDVAEKRGVKVDAAKLSKYLGVPVIPVIARTGKGTNELVHAVLAAKDKPHPAITIDYGAEVENAIRRIAEQLPDDVPGNKRWAALQFLEGNERMAAYLHNSMNLSPLAAIRAETERALGGALAKHIYEARDRWIAEVIAASAIEFKHKPLTWTEKIDAVVTNRYVGLPIFLALMYVVFMLTFNWLGTPLADRLDAFFSGPLADGLSRFLDWAGASPFIKALVLDGVVAGVGGVLVFVPQIFILFFFISLLEDSGYMARVAMVMDRVMEAIGLNGKAFIPMIIGFGCNVPGVMAARTIEQPKERLMTILALPFMSCSARLPVYALFAGTFFAREQALVVFSLYVLGIVVALGLAKLFSSTLLKNENSLFVIELPPYRVPQALTLWRSTWEKGKGFIRKAGTFIFGGSVAIWLLTYVGPRGVGVPMDDSLLAAIGGLIAPLLSPLGFGAWQAGAALITGFLAKEVVVSTMNIIYHVHEASGLKKVIAAQFTPLSAFSFMVFVLLYTPCLATVAAIRKETGSWKWTLLSIGISLTVAYMISLLVYQAGKIVGFP; encoded by the coding sequence ATGTATGTCGCTCTATTTGGCAATCCGAACACCGGCAAAACGTCATTGTTTAACTGTTTAACCGGCTCTTATGAATATGTTGGCAACTGGAGTGGGGTAACGGTCGAGAAGAAAGTAGGAGTGCTTCGCCAACACGGTGTGCCGGTCGTCGATTTGCCCGGCATTTACTCGCTCCAGCCGCTGTCCCGTGATGAAGGAGTGGCGACTGATTTTTTATTGACCGAGCCGTGCTCAGCGATTGTCAATATCGTTGACGCGTCGCAGTTGCGCCGCAATTTGCATTTGACCGTTCAGCTGCTGGAATTTGGCTGTCCCGTTGTCATCGCGCTCAACATGGTTGATGTGGCGGAAAAACGAGGCGTGAAAGTGGACGCCGCTAAACTGTCGAAGTATCTTGGCGTTCCTGTTATCCCGGTCATCGCCCGAACCGGAAAAGGAACGAACGAATTGGTTCACGCCGTTTTGGCGGCAAAAGATAAGCCGCACCCGGCAATCACAATCGATTACGGCGCCGAAGTGGAGAACGCCATCAGACGCATTGCCGAGCAGCTGCCGGACGATGTGCCTGGAAACAAACGATGGGCGGCGTTGCAGTTCCTTGAGGGAAATGAACGCATGGCTGCGTATTTGCATAATAGCATGAACCTTTCGCCGCTCGCGGCGATTCGCGCGGAGACGGAGCGGGCGCTTGGCGGCGCGCTCGCCAAGCATATTTACGAGGCGCGCGACCGTTGGATCGCTGAGGTGATCGCTGCTTCAGCCATTGAGTTCAAACATAAGCCGTTGACATGGACGGAAAAAATCGATGCGGTGGTGACGAACCGCTACGTTGGGCTGCCGATTTTTTTGGCGCTGATGTATGTGGTGTTTATGCTGACGTTTAACTGGCTGGGGACGCCGCTTGCCGATCGGCTTGATGCGTTTTTCTCCGGTCCGCTGGCAGATGGGTTGTCCCGTTTTCTCGACTGGGCAGGGGCATCGCCGTTTATCAAGGCGCTCGTCTTGGACGGCGTTGTTGCTGGGGTCGGCGGGGTGTTGGTGTTTGTGCCACAAATTTTCATTTTGTTCTTTTTCATTTCGCTGCTTGAAGATTCTGGATATATGGCGCGCGTGGCGATGGTGATGGACCGGGTGATGGAAGCGATCGGGTTAAACGGCAAGGCGTTTATCCCGATGATCATTGGCTTTGGCTGCAACGTTCCTGGAGTGATGGCGGCGCGGACGATTGAGCAGCCGAAAGAGCGGCTCATGACGATCTTGGCGCTGCCGTTCATGTCGTGTTCCGCCCGCTTGCCGGTGTACGCCTTGTTTGCCGGCACGTTTTTCGCCCGCGAGCAGGCGCTTGTCGTGTTTTCGCTTTACGTGCTTGGCATTGTAGTGGCTTTGGGGCTTGCCAAGTTGTTCTCATCGACGCTCTTGAAAAACGAAAATTCGCTGTTTGTCATTGAATTGCCGCCATACCGCGTGCCGCAGGCGCTCACACTATGGCGAAGCACATGGGAAAAAGGGAAAGGATTCATCCGCAAAGCAGGAACCTTTATTTTCGGCGGTTCGGTCGCCATTTGGCTGCTGACGTATGTCGGGCCGCGTGGGGTTGGCGTTCCAATGGATGACAGTTTGCTGGCTGCGATCGGCGGGTTGATCGCACCGTTGTTGTCGCCGCTTGGCTTTGGCGCCTGGCAGGCAGGCGCCGCGTTGATCACCGGTTTTTTGGCGAAAGAAGTTGTGGTGTCGACGATGAATATTATTTACCACGTTCATGAAGCAAGCGGGCTGAAGAAAGTGATTGCTGCCCAGTTTACGCCGCTGTCGGCGTTCAGCTTTATGGTGTTCGTCCTGCTTTACACTCCGTGTCTGGCAACCGTGGCGGCGATCCGCAAAGAAACCGGATCGTGGAAATGGACGCTGTTGTCGATTGGCATCTCCTTAACGGTTGCTTATATGATTTCACTTCTTGTCTACCAAGCTGGAAAGATAGTAGGTTTTCCATGA
- the pfkB gene encoding 1-phosphofructokinase yields the protein MIYTCTLNPSVDYIVHLDELHVGELNRSVKTFTFPGGKGINVSRVLKRLGVDSTALGFIGGFTGGFIESELRKEGIACDFVHVPGQTRINVKLKAGRETEINGEGPAVADDDAAQLIAKIGALSAGDVLVLAGSAPTSLPADMYERLAARAVNRRVRLVVDTSGPALGALLACRPFLAKPNHHELAELFGVAMVTREDIVLYGRRLVEKGVEHLIVSMGGDGAFYFNEETALFAEAPQGTVKNSVGAGDSMVAGFLAAQADGKSIEEAFAYSVAAGSATAFSEDLCTKEEVEALVDRVHIVHL from the coding sequence ATGATTTACACATGTACGTTGAATCCATCTGTTGATTATATCGTTCATCTCGATGAGCTTCATGTTGGCGAACTGAATCGCTCGGTGAAAACGTTCACATTTCCGGGCGGGAAAGGGATCAACGTGTCGCGTGTGTTGAAGCGCTTGGGTGTTGACAGCACGGCGCTTGGGTTCATCGGCGGATTTACCGGCGGGTTCATTGAAAGCGAACTTCGGAAAGAAGGCATTGCCTGCGATTTTGTTCATGTCCCAGGGCAAACGCGCATTAACGTCAAACTGAAAGCGGGGCGGGAGACGGAAATTAACGGCGAAGGCCCGGCGGTTGCCGATGACGATGCCGCGCAATTGATCGCGAAAATTGGAGCGCTTTCGGCCGGTGATGTGCTTGTTCTTGCTGGAAGCGCGCCGACGTCGCTGCCGGCGGACATGTACGAGCGATTAGCGGCTCGGGCGGTGAACCGGCGCGTTCGCCTTGTTGTCGACACGAGCGGTCCGGCGCTCGGGGCGTTGCTTGCGTGCCGCCCGTTTTTGGCTAAGCCGAACCATCATGAGCTGGCCGAACTGTTTGGTGTTGCGATGGTGACAAGAGAAGACATCGTGTTGTATGGCCGACGACTGGTGGAAAAGGGAGTGGAACATCTCATTGTGTCAATGGGCGGCGACGGGGCGTTTTACTTCAACGAGGAAACAGCGTTGTTTGCCGAAGCGCCGCAAGGAACGGTGAAAAATTCGGTCGGGGCGGGCGATTCAATGGTCGCTGGATTTTTGGCCGCTCAAGCGGATGGGAAATCGATTGAGGAAGCATTCGCTTACAGTGTCGCCGCTGGAAGCGCGACCGCGTTTTCGGAAGATTTGTGTACGAAAGAGGAAGTGGAAGCGCTCGTCGACCGCGTCCATATCGTGCATTTATAA
- a CDS encoding MerR family transcriptional regulator produces the protein MTDHPQEDHYKYKKVISIGIVSELTGLSQRQIRYYEERKLVFPDRSKGIRKYSFADVEQLMKIANQREEGVSTWEIRQEMTKELRERMLKGQMNAHFRMRS, from the coding sequence ATGACAGATCATCCTCAAGAGGATCATTACAAATACAAAAAAGTCATTTCGATCGGGATTGTCAGCGAGCTGACCGGGCTGTCGCAGCGGCAAATTCGTTATTACGAGGAACGGAAGCTTGTGTTCCCTGACCGTTCGAAAGGCATCCGCAAATATTCGTTCGCCGATGTGGAGCAGTTGATGAAAATTGCCAATCAGCGCGAGGAAGGGGTGTCGACGTGGGAAATCCGTCAGGAAATGACGAAAGAGCTGCGTGAGCGGATGTTGAAAGGGCAAATGAATGCGCATTTTCGGATGCGTTCCTAG
- a CDS encoding IS701 family transposase: protein MNRLAHHQGIHKFFFTLGLTLQLSKPVIKHLIHIVDALTTKGFSGTLTDIHYWSFHPNHRTTLRHFFTKSPWNEERLLGKLQEWILSQVERLAKRKNQPLFVSIDDTICQKTKPSSRAVHAIQGCDWHYSHKDHQSVWGHSLVWLMVHTFTQAFPFAFRLYDKKAGKSKIDLAIEMLSSLKVKRAQPVYVLMDSWYPSKKLIEACLKQGFHVIAMLKTNRILYPKGIAIQAKQFARYIESKDTRLVTVGQERYRVYRYEGAIHGLDDAVVLLAWKADQPMAPEHLHCILSTDRELGDEDILRYYAQRWTIECFFRQAQDQLKLDGYRVRHIRAVKRYWAVVLLSCVYSIAESRQNLSTRLELLRSRKDHSVVEFIYDAAKQDIPIDVIKKQLRIA from the coding sequence ATGAATAGATTAGCACATCACCAAGGAATCCACAAGTTTTTCTTCACGCTGGGGTTGACGCTGCAGCTTTCCAAACCGGTCATCAAGCATCTCATTCATATTGTCGATGCCTTGACCACCAAGGGATTCTCGGGAACATTGACTGATATTCATTACTGGAGCTTTCATCCGAATCATCGAACGACGCTCCGTCACTTTTTCACGAAAAGCCCTTGGAACGAGGAAAGGCTGCTTGGGAAGCTTCAAGAGTGGATCCTTTCCCAGGTCGAACGACTGGCCAAACGGAAGAATCAACCCCTTTTTGTTTCGATTGATGATACGATTTGCCAAAAAACGAAGCCTTCGTCACGGGCTGTGCACGCCATTCAAGGGTGCGACTGGCACTACTCGCATAAAGATCATCAATCGGTCTGGGGGCATTCGCTCGTTTGGCTGATGGTGCACACCTTCACGCAGGCGTTCCCATTTGCGTTCCGCCTGTATGACAAGAAAGCGGGAAAAAGCAAGATCGACCTGGCGATCGAGATGCTTTCCTCGCTCAAGGTGAAGCGGGCTCAGCCGGTGTATGTGCTCATGGATTCGTGGTATCCGTCCAAAAAGCTCATCGAAGCCTGTCTGAAACAGGGATTCCATGTCATCGCGATGCTCAAGACGAACCGGATTCTCTACCCGAAAGGCATCGCCATCCAAGCCAAGCAGTTTGCCCGCTATATCGAGTCCAAAGACACCCGCCTCGTCACGGTGGGGCAGGAGCGTTATCGCGTGTATCGCTATGAGGGGGCCATCCATGGCCTCGATGACGCGGTGGTGCTGCTGGCTTGGAAGGCGGATCAGCCGATGGCGCCGGAACATCTTCATTGCATCTTGAGCACCGACCGGGAACTCGGGGACGAAGACATCTTGCGTTACTACGCCCAGCGCTGGACGATCGAGTGCTTTTTCCGGCAGGCGCAAGATCAACTGAAGCTGGATGGATACCGCGTTCGCCACATTCGGGCGGTGAAACGGTATTGGGCGGTGGTGTTGCTCTCCTGCGTGTACAGCATCGCCGAATCCCGACAAAACCTCTCCACCAGGCTGGAGCTTCTTCGGTCGCGGAAAGACCACAGCGTCGTCGAGTTCATTTATGACGCTGCAAAGCAAGATATTCCCATTGATGTGATCAAAAAACAGCTCCGTATCGCGTAA
- a CDS encoding FeoA family protein — translation MVLTDLHKGETAVVVRLAVEQEALKQRLLHLGVKEGKMVRLKAAMPFGGPVMVEVDGQAIGLRRKEAASIEVR, via the coding sequence ATGGTGCTGACTGATTTGCATAAAGGGGAAACAGCGGTCGTCGTCCGTCTGGCCGTGGAGCAGGAGGCACTGAAACAGCGTCTTCTTCATCTAGGGGTGAAAGAAGGAAAAATGGTGCGGTTGAAAGCGGCGATGCCGTTTGGCGGACCGGTGATGGTCGAAGTCGATGGGCAGGCAATCGGCTTGCGGCGCAAAGAGGCGGCGTCGATTGAGGTGAGATAA
- a CDS encoding Fur-regulated basic protein FbpA produces MGTWMRNAVRKKKQFYIEQLVRFGLAADRDRFEEWTMAELRREYERFHPAHTIEGGRRHGQTSARTGQTHH; encoded by the coding sequence ATGGGGACATGGATGAGAAACGCCGTGCGGAAGAAAAAGCAATTTTATATTGAACAGCTCGTACGGTTCGGCTTAGCCGCTGACCGTGATCGGTTTGAAGAATGGACAATGGCCGAACTGCGACGCGAATACGAACGATTCCACCCCGCCCACACGATCGAAGGAGGACGCCGCCATGGACAAACAAGCGCTCGAACTGGCCAAACGCATCATTGA
- a CDS encoding metallophosphoesterase — protein sequence MTFVFIILSIFLLLVLAIRKAHRNTYEAVLHKVQVGSLDGGNRAIRILQLSDLHLEKLSISPDDVYEKLKGERIDLIALTGDFLDREESIVKLGPYLTALKQLNPTYGMYAVFGNHDYVLQGESFERLKATLEAHGCVVLQNETKTITVNGHTVNIIGIDDFYTGRSDIEKAYAGVKDGLNLVLTHDPDIVPHMKDYHFDYLLSGHFHGGQIHWPKPYHLAKMSKTLTERDMIKGYHEWDGKPFYINEGLGQTGVNIRVGSKPEMTLHLLALSSQKEAVKAV from the coding sequence ATGACGTTCGTTTTCATTATTCTATCAATCTTTTTATTGCTTGTTTTGGCCATTCGCAAAGCCCACCGCAACACGTATGAAGCGGTTTTGCATAAAGTTCAGGTCGGCAGTCTGGATGGTGGGAACCGCGCCATCCGCATTTTGCAGCTGTCTGACCTTCATTTGGAAAAGCTGTCCATTTCCCCGGATGATGTGTATGAAAAGCTGAAAGGGGAGCGCATCGATTTGATCGCCTTAACGGGCGACTTTTTGGACCGTGAGGAAAGCATTGTCAAACTCGGTCCGTATTTGACGGCGTTGAAACAGTTGAATCCGACATATGGCATGTACGCCGTGTTTGGCAACCACGATTACGTGCTGCAAGGCGAGTCGTTCGAGCGCCTGAAAGCGACGCTTGAGGCGCACGGCTGCGTCGTCTTGCAAAACGAGACGAAGACGATTACCGTCAACGGTCACACCGTCAATATCATTGGCATCGATGACTTTTACACGGGGCGCAGCGACATTGAAAAGGCGTATGCGGGCGTCAAAGACGGCCTTAACCTCGTGTTGACGCACGATCCAGACATCGTGCCGCATATGAAAGACTATCATTTTGACTACTTGTTGTCCGGCCACTTCCACGGCGGACAAATTCATTGGCCAAAGCCGTACCATTTGGCGAAAATGAGCAAAACGCTCACCGAACGGGATATGATCAAAGGCTATCACGAATGGGACGGGAAACCGTTTTACATTAACGAAGGGCTCGGGCAAACCGGGGTAAACATCCGAGTCGGCTCGAAGCCGGAGATGACGCTCCATTTGTTGGCGCTCTCGTCCCAAAAAGAAGCAGTGAAAGCTGTCTAA
- a CDS encoding YkoP family protein: MRSKATQWLLSVWGLMDPLYYACSRLEYVGGKENGCRSIFRVRLLRYKGETIRLSDGTTIAANDWLLKIHLHNVRLLRELMQYRGDIQKGRYIFEQVKASLPYVAHYLYHHEQSACIKGIIGVTMLNKGCERLGFDVIDIADSFYRWLKMASHWPMMTVAQHRLMPLVRPPKYLLMSKEKLFSLYGYHLIH; this comes from the coding sequence ATGAGAAGCAAAGCGACGCAGTGGCTGTTGTCTGTATGGGGACTGATGGATCCGCTCTATTATGCATGTTCACGCCTCGAATATGTTGGTGGGAAAGAGAACGGCTGTCGTTCCATTTTTCGCGTCCGTTTGCTTCGATACAAGGGTGAAACCATTCGCCTTTCGGACGGAACGACGATTGCGGCCAATGACTGGCTGTTGAAAATTCACCTTCATAATGTTCGTCTGCTTCGCGAACTGATGCAGTATCGAGGTGATATTCAAAAAGGACGTTATATTTTCGAACAGGTGAAGGCCAGTTTGCCGTATGTTGCCCATTATCTTTACCATCACGAACAGTCCGCCTGCATAAAAGGGATTATCGGCGTAACGATGTTAAACAAAGGTTGTGAGAGACTCGGATTTGATGTCATTGACATAGCGGATTCATTTTACCGTTGGTTGAAAATGGCATCCCATTGGCCGATGATGACAGTGGCCCAACACCGTCTCATGCCGCTTGTTCGCCCGCCGAAATATTTGTTGATGTCGAAGGAAAAGTTGTTTTCATTGTATGGTTACCATCTCATCCACTAA
- a CDS encoding Na+/H+ antiporter NhaC family protein, with product MEPSWKALLPFFVVIPISIWTKQVIPGLFVGLLVGSYLMTPSLLGGLRTMLHYVVDNLMQTNNIRIIMFLYVFAGLVSMIKYTGGIKGFVHLVSKKVKSAKTAMFLTWISTMVTFSDPDFRIVTVAPIMKALSKRLGLSSQQIGFAIEVTSNPVVALIPIATAFVGYMVSVIDKALDTAGIGAEPYIVYVRSIPFNFFSYAIIAVGLYYSFFVYSRRKQAAVSEARGMEPIRRWNKRLALEMAEEQQPDGSEPNEAQGEEGDAMQTCPRAYQKETPVKPWNLIVPLSVVLVLTLFLSWWDGHRGARTFWDAFLRSDALGAMLEALLFTVIIAVAFFLWQRFKLNDLLTHFVKGGNELMSVIVMLALIWALSAVAEDLGFSQYITSHVQQWIPPFFVAPILFLLGAVISYFIGSSWGTWGMLMPLGVTLASQSGTNILPVIGAVFASGTFGAFASPLSDNTVTLCTILDLPVMEYARTKLIPSLIAAGIAAVLFGATSFLLH from the coding sequence ATGGAACCGTCGTGGAAAGCTCTCTTGCCATTTTTCGTCGTCATCCCGATTTCGATTTGGACGAAGCAAGTCATCCCGGGGCTGTTTGTCGGGCTGTTGGTTGGCAGTTATTTGATGACCCCGTCCTTGCTTGGTGGGCTGCGGACGATGCTTCATTACGTCGTCGATAACTTGATGCAGACGAACAACATCCGCATCATCATGTTCTTGTATGTGTTCGCCGGCCTTGTCAGCATGATCAAATACACCGGCGGAATCAAAGGATTCGTCCATCTCGTCAGCAAAAAAGTGAAGTCGGCGAAAACCGCCATGTTCTTGACGTGGATATCGACGATGGTGACATTCAGCGACCCCGATTTTCGCATCGTCACCGTCGCGCCGATCATGAAGGCGCTGAGCAAACGGCTCGGGCTGTCGTCCCAGCAAATCGGCTTTGCCATTGAGGTGACTTCCAACCCGGTCGTTGCCTTGATTCCGATCGCCACTGCCTTTGTCGGCTATATGGTGTCGGTCATCGACAAGGCGCTTGATACGGCCGGCATCGGTGCGGAGCCGTACATCGTGTACGTCCGAAGCATTCCGTTTAACTTTTTCTCGTACGCGATTATCGCTGTTGGGCTCTACTATAGTTTTTTTGTTTATTCGCGGCGAAAGCAGGCGGCGGTGAGCGAAGCGCGGGGAATGGAGCCGATTCGGCGCTGGAACAAGCGGTTGGCGCTCGAAATGGCGGAAGAACAGCAGCCTGATGGCAGCGAGCCGAACGAAGCGCAAGGGGAAGAAGGGGACGCGATGCAGACATGCCCGCGCGCCTATCAGAAAGAAACGCCGGTGAAACCGTGGAATTTGATCGTTCCACTTTCAGTCGTTCTTGTTTTGACGCTGTTTTTAAGCTGGTGGGACGGCCATCGCGGAGCGCGGACGTTTTGGGATGCTTTTTTGCGGAGCGATGCGCTCGGCGCGATGTTGGAGGCGCTGTTGTTTACTGTAATTATCGCTGTCGCCTTTTTCCTTTGGCAACGATTTAAATTGAACGATTTGTTGACCCATTTTGTGAAAGGCGGCAATGAGCTGATGTCGGTCATTGTCATGTTGGCGCTCATTTGGGCGCTGTCGGCGGTGGCGGAAGACTTAGGGTTTTCCCAATACATTACGAGCCATGTGCAACAATGGATTCCGCCGTTTTTTGTCGCCCCGATTTTGTTTTTGCTTGGCGCCGTCATTTCCTACTTCATCGGCTCGTCATGGGGGACGTGGGGGATGTTGATGCCGCTTGGTGTGACGCTCGCGAGCCAGTCGGGAACGAACATTTTGCCGGTCATCGGCGCGGTGTTTGCGAGTGGGACGTTCGGGGCGTTTGCGTCGCCGCTTAGCGACAATACGGTGACGCTTTGCACTATTTTGGATTTGCCGGTGATGGAATACGCGCGAACGAAGCTGATTCCGTCGTTGATCGCCGCCGGCATCGCCGCCGTTTTGTTCGGCGCGACATCGTTTCTTTTGCATTAA
- a CDS encoding FeoB-associated Cys-rich membrane protein produces MMANIIIGGAIFAYAGWTMVRHVKKSAKGACASCHAADHCRGSCGTER; encoded by the coding sequence ATGATGGCGAATATCATCATTGGCGGAGCGATTTTTGCCTACGCCGGCTGGACGATGGTCCGACACGTGAAAAAAAGCGCCAAAGGGGCGTGCGCGTCATGCCATGCAGCGGACCATTGCCGAGGCAGCTGCGGGACGGAGAGATAA